Proteins encoded in a region of the Bombiscardovia apis genome:
- the mfd gene encoding transcription-repair coupling factor, producing MAAEQVPGLEHALAPYLEQLRADSTFSRLVSGRAGDDSLDGRLTIQAPSGIRPALVAAAAQRQPVVYIVPSERDGEEAVASLRSWFDGPSENIALLQAWETLPHERLSPRADTVAARMAVFRRLAHPKPADSLFGPIGILVMPVRSLIQPVVKGLGDIDPLVFAVDEELPLEEAVSRLQKASYTRVDLVMDRGEYAVRGGIVDVFVPTAAHPVRIEYFGDTVDSIRPFHASDQRTYGDGLDQVWATPCRELELNEQVRERAAQLVGKIPNANDMLESISQGIPVEGMESLLPALVDNLTPVESLLPERATVVLSNPELLRRSADDLAKTANEFLAASWHVAASGHGAGAPISFDQASFIDYEQAVESLTSAKRQVWDVTDFSVDPSLEGHELLAAQTPDEFRGDEERARTGIEGLIAQGSQVIVTAGAKGTLSRLRRAIEATGNSGITYVQSLAADGFIDTEAKFALLTERDLTGHASVAAGPKSAKRRRKAIDLTELKVGDYVVHESHGVGRFLGMRQRQVGLKASKGTREYLVVEYAPSKRGAPADKLFIPADQLDQVSKYIGSEAPKLNKLGGSDWAQTKAKAKKHVHEIAQDLVKLYSARQRTRGYAFGPDTPWQKELEDAFPYQETPDQLTTIDEVKHDMEQSMPMDRLICGDVGFGKTEIAIRAAFKAVQDAKQVVVLVPTTLLVQQHYQTFTERFEGFPVRVAQMSRFQSAKENNETIEGLADGTVDVVIGTHKLLNPHIKFKDLGLMIIDEEQRFGVEDKETLKAIRTNVDVLSLSATPIPRTLEMAVTGIREMSTLATPPEDRLPVLTYVGVYEDAQVTAAIRRELLRGGQIFYIHNRVEDIAKISAKIHDLVPEARVAVAHGKMGEKQLDAVIQSFWHRDVDVLVCTTIVETGLDIPNANTLIVDRADRFGLSQLHQLRGRVGRGRERAYAYFLYDPSKPMTQTAHDRLATIAQHTALGSGYDVAMKDLELRGTGNLLGSEQSGHIEGVGFDLYVRMVSQAVEAYKEPERKEPVSVSIDLPVEASIPVDYIDSDKLRLEAYRKLATARGEQDLQELYEELADRYGTPPAEFETLFSVARLRAKARALGISEINGQSSRVRISKIDMPESLQTRIGRIYKGSRYHPVTQTLQIPAPFAGSLGAKPMDSAEILAWTDELLDDLAWQHQPKK from the coding sequence ATGGCCGCTGAGCAGGTGCCGGGCTTAGAACATGCACTCGCGCCCTATCTTGAACAGCTGCGCGCTGATTCGACTTTCTCCCGCTTAGTTTCGGGTCGTGCCGGTGATGATTCGCTGGATGGAAGACTCACCATCCAAGCTCCTTCTGGCATACGCCCGGCCTTGGTTGCGGCAGCTGCCCAGCGCCAGCCGGTGGTCTACATAGTGCCGTCCGAGCGAGATGGTGAGGAAGCAGTAGCTTCCCTGCGTTCTTGGTTCGATGGGCCTAGTGAGAATATCGCGCTCTTGCAAGCTTGGGAGACCTTGCCCCACGAACGACTCTCACCCCGGGCCGACACAGTGGCCGCTAGAATGGCGGTTTTCCGCCGCTTAGCCCATCCGAAGCCGGCAGACTCTCTCTTTGGGCCTATCGGTATTCTCGTCATGCCGGTGCGCTCGCTCATTCAGCCCGTGGTCAAAGGCTTGGGAGATATCGATCCGCTGGTGTTCGCCGTTGATGAAGAGCTGCCCCTAGAGGAGGCAGTGTCCCGCCTGCAAAAGGCCTCTTATACGCGCGTAGATTTGGTGATGGACCGCGGAGAGTATGCGGTGCGCGGCGGCATCGTAGATGTGTTCGTTCCCACGGCTGCCCACCCGGTGCGTATTGAATACTTTGGTGACACCGTTGACTCTATTCGCCCCTTCCATGCCTCCGACCAGCGCACCTATGGCGACGGTTTGGACCAGGTTTGGGCCACGCCCTGCCGAGAGTTGGAACTTAACGAGCAGGTGCGCGAACGGGCAGCTCAGCTGGTGGGCAAGATTCCCAACGCCAACGATATGTTGGAATCCATCTCGCAAGGCATCCCGGTAGAGGGTATGGAATCGCTTCTGCCTGCCTTGGTGGACAACTTAACTCCAGTGGAATCGCTCCTGCCTGAGCGGGCTACTGTTGTACTTTCAAACCCTGAATTGCTGAGGCGTTCGGCTGACGATTTGGCCAAGACTGCCAACGAGTTTTTGGCTGCCTCTTGGCATGTAGCCGCTTCCGGGCATGGTGCAGGGGCTCCGATTTCCTTTGACCAGGCTTCCTTCATTGACTATGAGCAAGCGGTTGAATCATTGACCAGTGCCAAGCGTCAAGTGTGGGATGTGACCGATTTTAGTGTCGATCCCAGCTTGGAAGGCCACGAGCTGCTGGCTGCCCAAACGCCTGACGAATTCCGCGGCGATGAAGAACGGGCGCGAACCGGCATCGAGGGCCTTATAGCTCAGGGTAGTCAGGTCATCGTAACTGCAGGTGCCAAGGGCACCTTGAGTAGACTCCGGCGGGCAATCGAGGCAACGGGCAATTCCGGCATCACCTACGTTCAATCCTTGGCAGCCGATGGTTTCATCGATACCGAAGCCAAGTTTGCTCTGCTCACCGAGCGCGACCTGACCGGCCATGCCAGCGTGGCAGCTGGGCCAAAGTCTGCCAAGCGCCGCCGTAAGGCCATTGACCTAACTGAGCTGAAAGTGGGCGACTATGTGGTCCACGAAAGCCACGGTGTGGGCCGCTTCTTGGGTATGCGTCAACGGCAGGTGGGTCTCAAAGCTAGCAAGGGCACTCGCGAATATTTAGTCGTTGAATATGCGCCTTCCAAGCGTGGTGCTCCCGCCGATAAGCTCTTCATACCGGCCGACCAGCTGGATCAGGTGAGCAAATATATAGGCTCAGAGGCGCCCAAACTCAACAAATTGGGCGGTTCTGACTGGGCGCAGACCAAGGCGAAAGCAAAGAAGCATGTCCACGAAATTGCTCAAGATTTGGTCAAGCTTTACTCGGCCCGTCAGCGCACGCGAGGCTACGCTTTTGGGCCTGACACGCCTTGGCAGAAAGAGCTTGAGGATGCTTTCCCCTATCAGGAAACGCCTGATCAGCTGACGACTATCGACGAAGTCAAGCACGACATGGAACAGTCGATGCCTATGGATCGCCTCATTTGTGGCGATGTGGGCTTTGGTAAGACCGAGATAGCTATTCGCGCTGCCTTTAAGGCCGTGCAAGATGCTAAGCAGGTGGTGGTCTTAGTGCCGACTACACTCTTAGTGCAGCAGCATTATCAGACCTTCACCGAGCGTTTTGAAGGGTTCCCTGTGCGTGTGGCGCAGATGAGTCGCTTCCAGTCCGCCAAAGAGAACAATGAGACCATAGAGGGCTTGGCTGACGGCACGGTTGATGTGGTGATTGGTACCCATAAGCTGCTCAACCCGCACATCAAGTTCAAAGACTTGGGGCTCATGATTATCGACGAGGAGCAGCGCTTTGGTGTCGAAGATAAAGAGACCCTGAAAGCTATTCGTACCAACGTTGACGTGCTTAGTCTTTCGGCCACGCCCATCCCGCGCACCTTAGAGATGGCTGTGACTGGTATTCGCGAGATGTCGACGCTGGCCACCCCGCCTGAGGACCGCCTGCCGGTTTTGACCTATGTTGGTGTCTATGAAGATGCGCAGGTGACGGCGGCTATTCGTCGAGAGCTTCTGCGTGGCGGGCAAATCTTCTATATTCACAACCGGGTGGAAGATATTGCTAAGATTTCCGCCAAGATTCATGATCTCGTTCCCGAGGCTCGGGTGGCTGTAGCTCACGGCAAGATGGGGGAGAAGCAACTCGACGCGGTGATTCAGAGCTTCTGGCACCGCGATGTCGACGTGCTTGTCTGTACCACGATTGTGGAGACTGGCCTAGATATTCCTAATGCTAATACTCTCATTGTGGATAGGGCCGACCGCTTTGGTTTGAGCCAGCTCCACCAGCTGCGAGGGAGAGTGGGGCGTGGTCGAGAACGAGCCTACGCCTACTTCCTCTACGATCCTTCAAAGCCCATGACCCAGACTGCTCACGACCGCTTGGCTACTATTGCTCAACACACGGCTTTGGGCTCGGGCTACGACGTGGCAATGAAGGATTTGGAGCTGCGCGGCACTGGAAACTTGCTGGGTTCTGAGCAGTCTGGTCACATTGAAGGTGTGGGCTTTGATCTCTACGTACGCATGGTTTCTCAGGCCGTTGAGGCTTATAAAGAGCCCGAACGCAAGGAGCCGGTTTCAGTCTCGATTGACTTGCCGGTGGAGGCTTCCATACCCGTTGACTATATCGATTCCGATAAGCTGCGGTTGGAAGCCTATCGGAAGTTGGCCACAGCCCGCGGTGAGCAGGACTTGCAGGAGCTGTACGAGGAGCTTGCGGACCGGTACGGCACACCGCCTGCCGAGTTTGAAACGCTCTTCTCGGTGGCCCGCCTGCGAGCCAAGGCCCGAGCGCTGGGTATTTCCGAGATTAACGGCCAGTCCAGCCGGGTGCGCATCAGCAAGATTGACATGCCCGAGTCTCTCCAGACGAGGATTGGCAGGATCTATAAGGGTTCGCGCTACCATCCAGTTACGCAGACCCTCCAGATTCCTGCGCCCTTCGCGGGCAGTCTAGGAGCTAAGCCTATGGATTCGGCAGAGATTTTGGCTTGGACCGACGAGCTCTTGGACGATTTGGCTTGGCAACACCAGCCGAAAAAGTAG
- the eno gene encoding phosphopyruvate hydratase: protein MAAIESVYAREILDSRGNPTVEVILQTEDGAEGRGLVPSGASTGEAEAWERRDGDKNRYQGKGVLDAVKAVNEIIAPNVIGMDASDQRSLDDTMIELDGTPNKGKLGANAILGVSLAALYAASMSAELPLYRYIGGTNGHILPVPNMNIMNGGAHADFATDIQEYMISPYGFDSYHEALRAGVEVYHTLKSVLKKDGFNTGLGDEGGFAPKMKSNEDSLKYIMDAISAAGYEPGKQIGVSLDVASSEFYNKESNKYHFDGEDRDADYMLDYYQELVSKYPLVSIEDPFSEEDWSAWQKITAAMGDQLQFVGDDLLVTNPKRLAKGIELKAANSLLVKLNQIGTVTETLDAIELATKNGFTSMVSHRSGETPDTTISDLAVAKNTGQIKTGAPARGERVAKYNRLLEIEEELGSTAQYAGYSAFKACKQYMK from the coding sequence GTGGCAGCAATTGAAAGCGTGTATGCACGCGAAATTCTTGATTCCCGTGGAAACCCAACTGTAGAGGTCATTCTGCAGACTGAAGATGGTGCTGAAGGCCGCGGCCTGGTGCCTTCTGGTGCCTCCACCGGCGAAGCCGAGGCTTGGGAGCGTCGCGATGGCGACAAGAACCGTTACCAGGGCAAGGGTGTACTCGACGCGGTAAAGGCCGTTAACGAGATTATCGCCCCCAATGTCATTGGAATGGATGCCAGCGATCAGCGTAGCCTCGACGACACGATGATTGAGCTCGACGGCACCCCCAACAAGGGTAAGCTGGGCGCCAACGCCATTCTCGGTGTTTCCTTGGCTGCTCTCTATGCAGCTTCCATGTCTGCAGAGCTTCCGCTTTACCGTTACATCGGCGGCACCAACGGACACATTCTGCCCGTTCCTAACATGAACATCATGAACGGTGGTGCTCATGCTGATTTCGCCACCGATATCCAGGAGTACATGATTTCTCCTTACGGATTCGATTCCTACCATGAGGCTCTGCGCGCAGGCGTCGAGGTCTACCACACCCTGAAGTCTGTCTTGAAGAAGGACGGCTTCAACACCGGTCTGGGCGACGAGGGCGGTTTCGCTCCCAAGATGAAGTCCAACGAGGACTCCCTCAAGTACATCATGGATGCCATTTCCGCCGCTGGCTATGAGCCCGGCAAGCAGATTGGTGTTTCCCTTGACGTAGCCTCCTCCGAGTTTTACAACAAGGAATCCAACAAGTACCACTTCGACGGCGAAGACCGCGATGCCGACTACATGCTGGACTACTACCAGGAGCTCGTCTCCAAGTATCCGCTGGTCTCCATCGAGGATCCTTTCTCTGAAGAAGATTGGTCTGCTTGGCAGAAGATTACTGCTGCCATGGGCGATCAGCTCCAGTTCGTGGGCGACGACCTCTTGGTAACCAACCCCAAGCGTTTGGCCAAGGGCATTGAGCTCAAGGCTGCCAACTCTCTGCTGGTAAAGCTCAACCAGATCGGTACCGTTACCGAGACTCTGGACGCCATCGAGCTGGCCACCAAGAATGGCTTCACCTCCATGGTTTCTCACCGTTCCGGTGAAACCCCTGACACCACCATCTCTGACTTGGCAGTTGCTAAGAACACCGGACAGATTAAGACTGGTGCTCCTGCACGTGGCGAGCGTGTTGCAAAGTACAACCGCTTGCTGGAGATTGAGGAAGAGCTTGGCTCCACCGCTCAGTACGCAGGTTACAGCGCTTTCAAGGCCTGCAAGCAGTATATGAAGTAA
- a CDS encoding septum formation initiator family protein: MSMTRASLPHSRRNAPSKGSSQPKDSKSQSRRRSQGPISLCISLIIVFIGAIQLVSTFHTYAVNLSELNGLKNQQAALISQKRDLENDIARWDDNAYVTAQARDRLGFVFPGEQAIRVLHPEAVTGEQPSSAQRKSANEHSQAHAPLPWYREMAYSLSRADTPANTKTPQESSSGQGSGQQESLRTSKNQDHSGE, from the coding sequence ATGAGTATGACCAGAGCAAGTCTTCCGCATTCGCGGCGCAATGCACCAAGCAAGGGTTCTTCGCAGCCTAAGGACTCCAAGAGCCAGTCGCGCCGGCGTAGTCAGGGGCCCATATCCTTGTGTATTTCCCTGATTATCGTCTTTATTGGAGCTATTCAGCTGGTCTCAACCTTTCACACCTATGCTGTCAATCTTTCTGAGCTCAATGGTCTTAAAAATCAGCAGGCGGCACTCATATCCCAAAAGCGCGATTTAGAAAACGACATCGCTCGCTGGGATGACAATGCTTACGTTACAGCTCAGGCCCGAGACCGTCTAGGTTTCGTCTTTCCAGGTGAGCAAGCCATTCGCGTGCTGCATCCCGAGGCGGTGACTGGGGAGCAGCCCTCTTCAGCCCAGCGCAAGAGTGCCAATGAGCACAGTCAAGCCCACGCGCCTCTGCCTTGGTATCGAGAAATGGCCTATTCACTTAGTCGTGCCGACACTCCGGCCAATACGAAAACGCCTCAGGAGTCTAGCAGCGGTCAAGGAAGTGGACAGCAAGAATCTCTTCGTACTAGCAAGAATCAAGACCATTCGGGGGAGTAG
- a CDS encoding DUF501 domain-containing protein, translating into MALPPTRIDELINRTFEHQASEEDIDVVQAQLGRYPRGIVAVGARCVCGNPLAVITRPMLPKGVPFPTSCYLTSLEAVKAISRLEADGLMNQMNEELASSEELQQAYLRAHHTYLAFRHALALRLGDDESHIEGITAGGMPNRVKCLHALSAQSLVMGPGVNPIGDQALAAVRDQFDPQVCRCAQPWPLIRS; encoded by the coding sequence ATGGCACTGCCGCCAACCCGTATCGATGAGCTAATCAATCGAACGTTTGAACACCAAGCTAGTGAAGAAGACATTGACGTTGTACAAGCTCAGCTGGGCCGCTATCCGCGTGGCATCGTGGCGGTGGGTGCCCGTTGCGTTTGCGGTAACCCTTTAGCGGTTATAACTCGCCCTATGTTGCCCAAGGGAGTGCCCTTCCCTACGAGCTGCTATCTAACTTCACTGGAAGCAGTAAAAGCCATCTCTCGCCTTGAAGCTGATGGTCTCATGAACCAGATGAACGAGGAGCTAGCCAGCAGCGAAGAGCTCCAGCAAGCTTATCTGCGTGCCCATCACACTTACTTGGCTTTCCGCCATGCTCTTGCCCTGCGATTAGGCGACGACGAGAGCCATATCGAGGGCATTACGGCCGGTGGCATGCCCAACCGGGTCAAGTGCCTACACGCGCTTAGTGCCCAGTCACTAGTCATGGGCCCGGGAGTCAATCCCATTGGTGACCAGGCTTTAGCTGCGGTCCGTGATCAGTTTGATCCGCAAGTTTGCCGTTGCGCCCAACCTTGGCCCTTGATCCGGTCATAA
- a CDS encoding Ppx/GppA phosphatase family protein has protein sequence MDAVTVAGIDCGTNSIRLMLAQVDESGLHPLCPRTMRVVRLGEGVDREHRFSQAALDRTYAAAHEFADILKEYQVEALRFVATSASRDASNKDEFEDEIESILGVRPEVISGNQEAQLSFLGAVSVLEAKRQAAAMPNPPYLVVDLGGGSTELVVGGDGRAEPIDQAQAGYSMDIGSVRMSERHLLSDPPTQEQINQALIDIDRNIDQAFQAVPVQKVQTLIGVSGTVTTMSALALGLDSYDRDVVDGAQVRVSDAQEANRRVWAMSRQERSELKTIHPGRIDVIGGGALVWNRLLERLRQEAPGLSSSYVASEHGLLDGIVLDLGRHLLGHQS, from the coding sequence ATGGATGCTGTAACGGTTGCAGGAATAGATTGTGGAACCAACTCTATTCGTTTGATGCTGGCCCAAGTCGACGAGAGCGGTTTGCATCCGCTGTGCCCGCGGACCATGCGTGTGGTGCGCTTGGGGGAAGGAGTCGACCGGGAGCACCGCTTCAGCCAAGCCGCCTTGGATCGCACCTATGCTGCAGCCCATGAGTTCGCAGACATCTTGAAAGAATACCAAGTAGAGGCCTTGCGTTTTGTAGCAACTTCCGCCAGCCGCGACGCCAGCAATAAGGACGAATTTGAAGATGAGATCGAGAGCATTTTGGGCGTTCGACCTGAGGTCATTTCTGGAAACCAAGAAGCGCAGTTGAGCTTTTTGGGAGCGGTGAGCGTTTTAGAAGCCAAGCGTCAGGCCGCTGCGATGCCCAATCCTCCCTACTTGGTTGTGGATTTGGGAGGCGGCTCAACCGAGCTGGTGGTCGGCGGAGATGGGCGCGCTGAGCCTATTGACCAAGCGCAGGCCGGCTATTCGATGGACATCGGTTCGGTGCGGATGAGTGAGCGCCACCTGCTGAGTGATCCCCCAACCCAAGAGCAGATTAACCAAGCTCTTATTGATATCGACCGCAACATTGACCAAGCTTTCCAGGCAGTCCCTGTGCAGAAGGTCCAAACGCTGATTGGCGTGTCTGGTACTGTTACGACGATGAGTGCGCTGGCCTTGGGACTCGATTCTTACGATAGGGATGTGGTCGACGGTGCTCAGGTGCGCGTGAGCGATGCTCAAGAGGCTAACCGGCGAGTGTGGGCTATGAGCAGGCAAGAACGCTCTGAACTTAAGACCATCCATCCTGGTCGTATTGATGTGATTGGCGGGGGAGCATTGGTGTGGAACCGCTTATTGGAGCGCCTACGGCAGGAAGCTCCGGGCTTGAGCTCTTCCTATGTTGCCAGTGAACATGGGCTGCTAGACGGCATAGTGCTCGACCTTGGGCGACACTTATTGGGACACCAATCTTAA